In Wolinella succinogenes DSM 1740, a single genomic region encodes these proteins:
- a CDS encoding EI24 domain-containing protein: MELYSKALQDALSRPMILLALLPLFTGAVIAYFSFYFLIEPLHALILDWLQGGVLPYWIDSILKALWGILLGVGAILWFVMAVMIVQLFLGIFYAPWIVAYVQKRHYPSLRLLEGESLLGGIGDFTSLLFRFLGILLLSLPLSFIPFVGPLIWLWPFFYLFYQSLMLDVSGVIFSKEERIALEIRLGWRMKRFLLGLYLLGVIPLLNLFVPIFQILSLAHFLLSEKERSLS, encoded by the coding sequence ATGGAGCTCTACTCTAAAGCCCTCCAAGATGCGCTCAGTCGCCCCATGATTCTTCTTGCCCTCTTGCCTCTTTTTACAGGAGCGGTGATCGCCTATTTTAGTTTTTATTTTCTCATCGAACCGCTTCATGCTCTGATTCTTGATTGGCTTCAAGGAGGAGTTCTCCCCTATTGGATCGATTCGATTCTCAAAGCTCTTTGGGGGATTCTCTTGGGGGTGGGGGCGATTTTGTGGTTTGTGATGGCGGTGATGATCGTGCAACTCTTTTTGGGAATCTTCTATGCGCCCTGGATCGTTGCTTATGTCCAAAAACGCCACTATCCCTCTCTAAGACTTCTAGAGGGAGAATCTCTTCTTGGGGGAATAGGCGATTTCACCTCTTTGCTTTTTCGCTTTTTGGGGATTCTTCTCCTCTCGCTCCCGCTCTCTTTTATCCCCTTTGTGGGGCCACTGATTTGGCTTTGGCCTTTTTTCTATCTCTTTTATCAAAGCCTCATGCTCGATGTCTCGGGTGTCATCTTTTCCAAAGAGGAGAGAATAGCCCTAGAGATTCGCCTTGGGTGGAGAATGAAACGATTCCTCCTTGGACTCTATCTCTTAGGGGTGATTCCTCTACTCAATCTCTTTGTTCCAATCTTTCAGATTCTAAGCCTTGCCCACTTTCTCTTGAGCGAAAAAGAGCGGTCACTTTCCTAG
- the mnmE gene encoding tRNA uridine-5-carboxymethylaminomethyl(34) synthesis GTPase MnmE: MISTNNSSTPETIIALSTPSGAGALAVVKLSGSRALEIALKLSRRDHLQPRHATLANLWNREDEMMDEAILIYFKAPHSYTAEEVVEIQCHGGTLIARKIIQEALALGARVARAGEFTYRAFLNGRIDLSQAEAIGKLIEAKSDESYKVLLKQLKGELGRYVEGVRGSLVEILAYAEVSIDYAEEDLPSDLEARMVEKIERIAEDLERIYQGSKRRSSLVEGYKLAIIGRPNVGKSSLLNALLLWERAIVSDIPGTTRDTIEESLHLGNHWVRIVDTAGIREAQDAIEKIGIERTLLALKESDMVLALFDSSQSLSPEDEQIKELLRAHQENRRILVLFNKSDLSRELQDSELESYPHRYISAKEGGVEELLSLLASWLDEQGGGEELMLTSERQLLCVKSALGELKEARDRLIEGELELFAYHIQGALKELSLITRPYETSELLDVMFGQFCLGK, from the coding sequence ATGATTTCAACAAATAACTCCTCCACCCCAGAGACTATTATCGCCCTCTCGACTCCTTCAGGAGCGGGAGCCTTGGCAGTCGTGAAACTAAGCGGCTCTAGGGCGCTAGAGATAGCACTCAAACTCTCTAGACGCGATCACTTGCAGCCACGCCACGCCACCCTCGCCAATCTCTGGAATCGCGAAGATGAGATGATGGATGAGGCGATATTGATCTATTTCAAGGCGCCTCACAGCTATACCGCCGAAGAGGTGGTGGAGATCCAGTGCCATGGAGGGACGCTCATTGCGCGCAAGATCATTCAAGAGGCGCTCGCTTTGGGTGCTAGAGTGGCTAGAGCAGGGGAATTCACCTATCGGGCCTTTCTTAATGGACGCATTGACCTCTCCCAAGCCGAAGCCATTGGTAAGCTAATCGAAGCCAAGAGCGATGAGTCGTACAAGGTGCTCCTCAAGCAGCTCAAAGGGGAGCTGGGGCGCTATGTGGAGGGGGTGAGAGGCTCACTTGTGGAGATTCTCGCCTATGCTGAAGTGAGCATCGATTATGCCGAAGAGGATTTGCCAAGCGATCTAGAGGCAAGAATGGTCGAGAAGATCGAGCGTATTGCAGAGGATTTAGAGCGAATCTATCAAGGTTCCAAACGGCGCTCATCACTGGTGGAGGGCTACAAGCTAGCCATCATCGGTCGTCCCAATGTGGGTAAAAGTTCGCTTTTAAACGCCCTTCTTCTGTGGGAGAGGGCGATTGTGAGTGACATCCCCGGAACCACGCGCGATACGATTGAAGAGAGCCTGCACCTAGGGAATCACTGGGTGAGGATCGTGGATACCGCAGGAATTAGAGAGGCTCAAGATGCGATTGAGAAGATCGGCATAGAGCGCACTCTTTTGGCGCTCAAGGAGAGCGACATGGTGTTGGCTCTTTTTGATTCAAGTCAGTCTCTGAGTCCTGAAGATGAGCAGATCAAAGAGCTCTTGCGTGCTCATCAGGAGAATCGCCGCATCTTGGTGCTTTTCAACAAAAGCGACCTCTCAAGGGAGCTCCAAGATAGTGAGCTAGAAAGCTATCCTCATCGCTATATTTCAGCCAAAGAGGGAGGAGTGGAGGAGCTTTTATCCCTGCTTGCCTCTTGGCTAGATGAGCAAGGGGGAGGGGAGGAGCTCATGCTCACTTCAGAGCGACAGCTTCTCTGTGTCAAAAGTGCCCTAGGCGAGCTCAAAGAGGCAAGAGATAGGCTTATTGAGGGAGAGTTGGAGCTCTTTGCCTATCATATCCAAGGAGCACTCAAAGAGCTCTCTCTCATCACTCGCCCCTATGAGACGAGCGAGCTTTTGGATGTGATGTTTGGGCAGTTTTGCCTAGGAAAGTGA
- a CDS encoding DUF2628 domain-containing protein, producing MTPPVFTQAERELIRTYINSSASLFYYESAFTRFRLRGFDSFAWCWSWWAFWGGPLFLLYRKLYIEAILLFIVGLFLHSLPFGTILYMVLRGGVLPYLIYRRFQNKLAHAKALSDSFEEQKRFLQKEGGTSLGALLAGIFAYLFFGLGLLLHLGLSVAFWLLVVGPLGEWV from the coding sequence ATGACCCCTCCTGTTTTCACTCAAGCAGAGCGCGAGCTCATCCGCACCTATATCAACTCATCCGCTTCGCTTTTCTACTATGAGAGCGCTTTCACTCGCTTTCGCCTAAGGGGCTTTGACTCCTTTGCGTGGTGCTGGTCTTGGTGGGCTTTTTGGGGTGGACCGCTCTTCTTGCTCTATCGCAAGCTCTACATAGAAGCGATTTTGCTCTTTATTGTGGGGCTATTTTTACACTCCCTTCCCTTTGGAACCATCCTCTATATGGTGCTTCGAGGAGGAGTTCTCCCCTATCTCATCTATCGCCGATTCCAAAATAAGCTTGCCCACGCCAAGGCTTTGAGTGATAGCTTTGAAGAACAGAAGCGATTCCTTCAAAAAGAGGGTGGCACCAGCCTTGGTGCACTTTTGGCAGGAATATTCGCTTATCTCTTTTTTGGATTAGGCCTCCTTCTCCATCTAGGTCTTAGCGTGGCCTTTTGGCTCCTTGTGGTGGGGCCTTTGGGAGAGTGGGTGTGA
- a CDS encoding Jag N-terminal domain-containing protein → MVKIEAPTLEEALILAAKELSCSVADVEYEIIEQPKKGFWGIGKKAAKIVATIAPVSAIPVIPEREIRRPLREHRERQEVIRPSCETRAEPKRFPLERRPKERENPREKERDALMASRESSLAPKEIESPPMSTPSASLATSKRVDALIDSNFFKEKNDIDRIAQEVEDEINLLFLNLPFKIERIRVRPFDETTLFIEFKGEDSALLIGKEGYRYKALSYLLFNWVNSKYGFMIRLEIAEFLKNQEEMIRNYLSPVIENIKKFGRGQTRPLDGVLAHIALKQLREEFPDKYVSFRLNSDNERYVIVNDFNK, encoded by the coding sequence GTGGTAAAGATTGAAGCGCCAACGCTAGAAGAAGCGCTCATTCTAGCCGCCAAGGAGCTCTCTTGCTCTGTGGCAGATGTGGAGTATGAGATTATTGAGCAGCCCAAAAAGGGCTTTTGGGGGATTGGTAAAAAAGCGGCTAAGATTGTTGCGACCATCGCTCCTGTGAGTGCAATTCCCGTAATCCCCGAGAGGGAGATTAGACGCCCTTTGCGAGAGCATCGCGAGAGGCAAGAGGTGATACGCCCCTCTTGTGAGACAAGAGCTGAGCCAAAGCGATTCCCTCTGGAGCGACGCCCCAAGGAGAGGGAGAATCCTAGGGAGAAGGAGCGCGATGCCCTAATGGCTTCTAGGGAAAGCTCTCTTGCTCCTAAGGAAATAGAGTCACCCCCGATGAGCACCCCATCGGCGAGCTTGGCGACTTCAAAGAGAGTGGATGCGCTCATTGATAGCAACTTCTTCAAGGAGAAGAATGATATTGATCGAATCGCCCAAGAGGTGGAAGACGAGATCAATCTTCTCTTTTTGAATCTCCCTTTCAAAATTGAGCGCATTCGTGTCAGACCTTTTGATGAAACCACTCTTTTTATTGAGTTCAAGGGTGAAGATTCGGCGCTTCTCATTGGAAAAGAGGGGTATCGATACAAAGCACTCTCCTATCTACTTTTTAACTGGGTGAATAGCAAGTATGGTTTCATGATTCGCTTAGAGATTGCAGAGTTTCTTAAGAATCAAGAGGAGATGATTCGCAATTATCTCTCTCCTGTGATTGAGAATATCAAAAAGTTTGGCCGAGGTCAGACGCGACCTCTTGATGGGGTGCTCGCCCATATCGCTCTCAAGCAGCTCCGAGAGGAGTTCCCCGACAAGTATGTCTCCTTCCGTCTCAATAGCGACAATGAGCGCTATGTGATTGTGAATGATTTCAACAAATAA
- a CDS encoding peptidyl-prolyl cis-trans isomerase, whose translation MRKSLISSVAAILLLSGLSLSAKTLASVDGDEITDKDISVMLRAMPGVSYDQLPEDMQKKVLEQAIERKLLAKQAKSEGIQNSKEFKDALEDAKEDLTLEVWMRQQMNNAKVSEGDMRKFYDENKEKFVQPELVKAKHILVQNEKEAKEVIAEIGKAGAKASEKFSELAKSKSIDPAGQNGGELGWFSKDQMVPEFANAAFALQKGSYSKTPVKTQFGYHVIYAEDKKAQAVLPYEDVKPQIEQNLKIQKFRDSVSSTAKKLREKAQVTFK comes from the coding sequence ATGAGAAAGAGTTTAATCAGTAGTGTGGCGGCGATTCTGTTGCTAAGTGGCCTCTCTTTGAGTGCTAAAACATTGGCAAGCGTCGATGGAGATGAGATCACCGATAAAGACATTAGCGTCATGCTTCGAGCCATGCCTGGAGTGAGCTACGATCAGCTTCCTGAAGATATGCAAAAGAAGGTCTTAGAGCAAGCCATTGAGCGCAAATTGCTAGCCAAACAAGCCAAAAGCGAGGGGATTCAGAACTCCAAGGAGTTTAAAGACGCCCTAGAGGATGCGAAAGAGGATTTGACGCTTGAGGTTTGGATGCGACAGCAGATGAATAATGCTAAGGTCTCTGAAGGCGATATGCGAAAATTTTATGATGAGAATAAAGAGAAGTTTGTTCAGCCTGAGCTCGTGAAGGCAAAGCATATTTTGGTGCAAAACGAGAAAGAGGCCAAAGAGGTGATCGCCGAGATTGGCAAAGCAGGTGCCAAGGCGAGCGAGAAGTTTAGCGAGCTTGCTAAGAGCAAATCCATCGACCCTGCGGGGCAAAATGGAGGGGAGCTTGGATGGTTTAGTAAAGATCAGATGGTGCCTGAGTTTGCCAACGCAGCCTTTGCCCTTCAAAAAGGAAGCTATAGCAAGACCCCTGTGAAGACTCAATTTGGCTACCATGTTATCTATGCTGAAGATAAAAAAGCGCAGGCCGTACTCCCCTATGAGGATGTCAAGCCTCAAATCGAGCAGAATCTTAAAATCCAAAAATTCAGAGACAGCGTCTCCTCTACAGCGAAAAAGCTTCGAGAGAAGGCTCAAGTCACTTTTAAATAA